Below is a genomic region from Microbacterium sp. LWO12-1.2.
CCCAGCGCATCCCGCATTCGCTTCTCTGCGCGGCGCAACATCGTCCGCACACTGCGACGCGGATACCGAAGCAGCTCCGAGATCTCCCCCTCGGTGAGCCCGTCCCAGTATGCCAGCATGATGATACGCCGTTGACGCGTGGTGAGGACACCCAAAGCACGCAGCACGCTGTCACGATCCGGCATCTGATCGGCCGCGAGATCGACCGTGCCCGCCTCCTCGGAGGTGCCGGCCATGCCGTGGTGCATCGCATCGAGAACAGCCGATCTGCTCGTCGCACGGCCCGACCGGGCGCGCAGCTCGCGATCGGCTGCACGGAACAACCAGACTCTGCCCATCGGCCTGGCGACATCCAACCGCGTCCACGCTTCGAGGAACACCGCGGAGACGATCTCGGTGACTTCGTCGTCATCCGCGACGACACCCTCGACGTGGTGCCGCAGGGCGGCCCAGTGGGCGTCGAACACTCGTGTGAAGACCTGATCCTGCAGCGAGTTCGGGTCTGCGCTGCGATCGGTCATCCCGGTGAGGTCGGCGGCCTCCCCGCCGCCGTCGATCCGTCTCTCGGGCTCATGTCAGAATCCGAGCCTGCCCAGCTGCTTCGGGTCGCGCTGCCACTCCTTGGCGACCTTCACGTGCAGTCCGAGGAACACACGGGTTCCGAGGAGCTCCTCGATCCCGCCGCGCGCGCGGGCACCGACGTCGCGCAGCCGCTTGCCCTTGTGGCCGATGATGATCGCCTTCTGGCTGTCGCGCTCGACGACGATCTGCGCATGCACATCGGTGAGGTCGCTGTCCTCGCGTCGAGAGACCTCGTCGACGATCACGGCGATCGAGTGCGGCAGTTCATCGCGGACGCCCTCGAGCGCCGCCTCCCGGATCATCTCGGCGATCCGATCCTCCTGCGACTCATCGGTCGTGATGCCCTCTTCGTACAGGGGCGGGCCCTTCGGCATCAGGCTCAGCAGCTCATCGGCGAGCACCTCGAGCTGATCGCGGGTGAGCGCCGACAGCGGCACCACCGCCGCCCAGTCCTCGCGGAGCGCATCGACTTCGAGCAGTCGCTCGGTGATGTCGTCTCGCCCCGCCGCATCGGTCTTGGTGACGATCGCGACCTTCTTGGCTCGCGGATACCCGTCCAGCGAGGCCACGATACGACGGTCCCCCGGCCCGACCTTCTCGGTCGCCGGCACACAGAATCCGATCACGTCGACGTCACCGAGCACCTGGTCGACGAGGTCGTTGAGACGCTCGCCGAGCAACGTGCGGGGCTTGTGGATGCCCGGAGTGTCGACGATCACGAGCTGCCCCTCCGGGCGGTTCACGATCCCGCGGATCGCGCGCCGCGTCGTCTGCGGCTTCTCGCTGGTGATCGCGATCTTCTCTCCCACCAGCGCATTGGTCAGTGTGGACTTGCCCACATTCGGGCGCCCGACGAAGGTCACGAACCCACTTCGCGTCTGCTCAGTCATCGCGTCGCTCTCCCTCATCCTCTGTCGATTCCGCATCGACGGCTGCTCGTTCGACGAACACCGTCGCAATTCCCCGTCCACGCCCGCGCGAGGCACCTCCGGTGAGCACCAGACCGTGGACCGTCGCTGTCGCACCGGGCTGCGGAACCTGCCCGAGAGCCTTGCCGAGCAGTCCGCCGATCGAGTCGACGTCTTCATCCTCGAGCTCGAGTCCGAAGAGGTCGCCCACGTCCTCCAGCGAGAGCCGGGCACTCACGCGGTATCGTCCGTCACCGAGTTCGACGAACTCAGCGGATACCTGATCGTACTCGTCCGAGATCTCTCCCACGAGCTCCTCGATCAGATCCTCGAGGGTCACCAGTCCCGAGATCCCGCCGTGCTCGTCGATCACGAGGCACACATGCACCGCGTCGCGCTTCATCTGCTGCAGCAATGTCTCGGCGCGCATCGACTCGGGAACGAATGTCGCAGGTCGGGAGATCGGCCGGATGGATGCCGTGCGCCACGCGTTCTCATCGCGGAATGCGAACTGCACCAGATCCTTGAGATACAGCACGCCCACCACGTCATCGGCATCATCATCGACGACCGGCATGCGCGAGACGCCCCGGTTCAGGAACAGCGCCATGGCCTCGCTCGTCGACGCGGTGGCGTCGACCGTCACCATCTCCGTGCGAGGAACCATCACGGCGCGCACGAACTGGTCGGTGAAGTCGAACACCGAATGGATCAGGTCGCGGTCGTCCGCCTCGATGAGGTCGTTGGATGCCGCCTCATCGACCATGCTGAGCAGTTGCTCCTCCGAGCTGAACGAGCTGCGACCGGCCCCTGGGGTGACCCGGTTGCCGAGGGCGACCAGGCCCTGCGCGATCGGTCCGAGGAAGATCCGCAGTCCTCTGACGACCGGGGCGTTCGCGCGCAGCAGCCCATCGGCGTGGTCGCGTCCGAAGGTGCGGGGGCTCGCACCGACCAGCACGAAGCTGATGCCGGTCATCAGCACGGCGGCAGCGAGCATCGCCCACCAGATGTTGTCGAACAGGAACATGAACGCGACGGTCACGAGCACGGCGGCCGCGGTCTCCGCCAGCACGCGGATGAACGCGACGGCGTTGACGTGGGCATCCGGGTCAGCGGCGATGCGCGCCAGCTGGCGAGCGTTGCGCCCTTCGCTGCCCATCTCCTCGAGGTCTGACCGCGACGAGACACCGAATGCCGCGTCGATGGCGGCCATGAGACCACCGAAGGCGACGAGCAGGACGGCGCCGGCGAGGAGGAAGGCCGCTGTCATCGTCGGCGTTCAGACGCAGCGAAGCCTTCGATGAGCTGCTTCTGGAGTCCGAACATCTCACGCTCCTCGTCGGGCTCGGCGTGATCGAACCCGAGGAGGTGCAGCAGCCCGTGGGTGGTGAGCAGGATCAGCTCGTCCATCAGCGTGTGCTTCGCCGCCTGGGCCTGCGTCTCCGCGACTTGCGGGCAGAGCACGATGTCGCCGAGCAGACCGGGTGCCGTGGGACGATCCTCGGTGCCCGGGCGCAGCTCGTCCATCGGGAAGCTGAGCACATCGGTGGGCCCGGGCTCATCCATCCACTGCACGTGCAGTGCTTCCATGGCGCCCTCGTCGACGAGCACGATCGCGACCTCGGCGTCGGGGCTGACATGCAGCTGCGCGAGGTTGTAGTCGGTCAGCCGCTGCAGCACGGTCTCGTCGACGTCGATGGCCGACTCGTTGTTGATCTCGATCATGAGAGTCCTCGTTTCGGCGCACGGTCGCGCGGTCCTGGTCGCTGGGCGCCGCGGCGGTCCCGAGAATCCGGTCCCTGAGCCTGTCGAAGGGCCGCCGCCTGCTCGCGCTCGAAGCGCTGCGCTGTGCGCTTCTCGTCGTACTCGCTGTACGCATCCACGATGCGCCCGACGAGAGAGTGCCGCACGACGTCGTCGCTCGTGAGTCGCGAGAAATGGATGTCGTCGATGCCGTCCAGGACACGCGTCACGAGCCGCAGCCCCGACGATCCCTGTGGCAGGTCGACCTGGGTGATGTCACCGGTGACGACCATCCGCGTGCCGAAGCCCAACCGCGTCAGGAACATCTTCATCTGCTCGGGGGTGGTGTTCTGCGCTTCGTCGAGCACCACGAACGAGTCGTTCAGGGTGCGTCCGCGCATGTAGGCGAGCGGAGCGACCTCGATCGTCCCCGACGCCATCAGGCGCGGCACGATCTCGGGGTCCATCATCTCGTTCAGCGCGTCGTAGAGCGGGCGCAGATACGGGTCGATCTTGTCGGTCAGTGTGCCGGGCAGGAAGCCCAGGCGCTCCCCCGCCTCGACGGCGGGACGCGTCAGGATGATGCGCGTGACCTCTTTGCGCTGCAGCGCCTGCACGGCCTTCGCCATCGCGAGATAGGTCTTGCCCGTACCTGCGGGACCGATGCCGAACACGATCGTGTTCTCCTCGATCGCGTCGACGTACTCCTTCTGACCCAGCGTCTTGGGACGGATCACCTTGCCACGGGTCGAGAGGATCGCCTCGCCCAGCACCTCGCTCGGACGCGGTCCGCCGTCGCGTCGCAGCAGCCGCGCCGAGTTCGTCACGTCGCTCGGTGCCAGATCATGTCCGGCCTTCGTCATCGCCAGCAGTTCGTCGACGAGCTTCTTCGCGTTCGCGACCTCCGAGACGCCGCCGCTGAGCGTGATCTCGTTGCCGCGCACCAGCACCTGCACGTCGCGATGCTCCTTCTCGAGCATCCGCAGCAGGCGGTCCTGCGGTCCGAGCAGCTGCACCATGGCCACGCCATCCGCGTAGATCTTCTCGACGGCCTCCGGCTCGCGCCCTCTCAGGCTGCGCTCCACCGGTTCGTGATTGTCAGGCACCGACGCTCTTCTCGGTCAAGCCGCCACCCAGAACGTGGGCGTGGACGTGGAAAACGGTCTGTCCGGCGTTCGCACCGGTGTTGAACACCAGGCGGAAGTCGCCATCGGAGGTGTGCTGCTCCGCCAGCTGCTTCGCGAAGGCGATGAGCTCGGCGAGGAGCCCGGCGTCACCGGCTGCGAGTTCGGTCACA
It encodes:
- the ybeY gene encoding rRNA maturation RNase YbeY; the encoded protein is MIEINNESAIDVDETVLQRLTDYNLAQLHVSPDAEVAIVLVDEGAMEALHVQWMDEPGPTDVLSFPMDELRPGTEDRPTAPGLLGDIVLCPQVAETQAQAAKHTLMDELILLTTHGLLHLLGFDHAEPDEEREMFGLQKQLIEGFAASERRR
- a CDS encoding PhoH family protein, with translation MVQLLGPQDRLLRMLEKEHRDVQVLVRGNEITLSGGVSEVANAKKLVDELLAMTKAGHDLAPSDVTNSARLLRRDGGPRPSEVLGEAILSTRGKVIRPKTLGQKEYVDAIEENTIVFGIGPAGTGKTYLAMAKAVQALQRKEVTRIILTRPAVEAGERLGFLPGTLTDKIDPYLRPLYDALNEMMDPEIVPRLMASGTIEVAPLAYMRGRTLNDSFVVLDEAQNTTPEQMKMFLTRLGFGTRMVVTGDITQVDLPQGSSGLRLVTRVLDGIDDIHFSRLTSDDVVRHSLVGRIVDAYSEYDEKRTAQRFEREQAAALRQAQGPDSRDRRGAQRPGPRDRAPKRGLS
- a CDS encoding RNA polymerase sigma factor, whose translation is MTDRSADPNSLQDQVFTRVFDAHWAALRHHVEGVVADDDEVTEIVSAVFLEAWTRLDVARPMGRVWLFRAADRELRARSGRATSRSAVLDAMHHGMAGTSEEAGTVDLAADQMPDRDSVLRALGVLTTRQRRIIMLAYWDGLTEGEISELLRYPRRSVRTMLRRAEKRMRDALGLEGASEREG
- a CDS encoding HIT domain-containing protein; the protein is MTEPSIFTRILTGEIPAEIIGETDRLFAVRDIAPQAPVHLLVIPKTADYRDVTELAAGDAGLLAELIAFAKQLAEQHTSDGDFRLVFNTGANAGQTVFHVHAHVLGGGLTEKSVGA
- a CDS encoding hemolysin family protein gives rise to the protein MTAAFLLAGAVLLVAFGGLMAAIDAAFGVSSRSDLEEMGSEGRNARQLARIAADPDAHVNAVAFIRVLAETAAAVLVTVAFMFLFDNIWWAMLAAAVLMTGISFVLVGASPRTFGRDHADGLLRANAPVVRGLRIFLGPIAQGLVALGNRVTPGAGRSSFSSEEQLLSMVDEAASNDLIEADDRDLIHSVFDFTDQFVRAVMVPRTEMVTVDATASTSEAMALFLNRGVSRMPVVDDDADDVVGVLYLKDLVQFAFRDENAWRTASIRPISRPATFVPESMRAETLLQQMKRDAVHVCLVIDEHGGISGLVTLEDLIEELVGEISDEYDQVSAEFVELGDGRYRVSARLSLEDVGDLFGLELEDEDVDSIGGLLGKALGQVPQPGATATVHGLVLTGGASRGRGRGIATVFVERAAVDAESTEDEGERRDD
- the era gene encoding GTPase Era, with the protein product MTEQTRSGFVTFVGRPNVGKSTLTNALVGEKIAITSEKPQTTRRAIRGIVNRPEGQLVIVDTPGIHKPRTLLGERLNDLVDQVLGDVDVIGFCVPATEKVGPGDRRIVASLDGYPRAKKVAIVTKTDAAGRDDITERLLEVDALREDWAAVVPLSALTRDQLEVLADELLSLMPKGPPLYEEGITTDESQEDRIAEMIREAALEGVRDELPHSIAVIVDEVSRREDSDLTDVHAQIVVERDSQKAIIIGHKGKRLRDVGARARGGIEELLGTRVFLGLHVKVAKEWQRDPKQLGRLGF